The following are encoded in a window of Candidatus Tanganyikabacteria bacterium genomic DNA:
- a CDS encoding cob(I)yrinic acid a,c-diamide adenosyltransferase, with product MRIYTKTGDKGTTGLIGGTRVPKHDPRVGAYGDVDELNAVLGVAVAHLPPELGAEAGQLLHIQRVLFDLGAELATPPGARKARWALAEGEISRLEEAIDAMEGGLEPLRTFILPGGHPAGAQLHLARTVARRAERAVTALAAQNPVEEKLLRYLNRLSDYLFVLSRHVNSRLNAPERPVSDEPLWT from the coding sequence GTGCGCATCTACACGAAGACTGGCGACAAGGGGACGACCGGCCTCATCGGCGGCACGCGGGTGCCGAAGCACGATCCGCGGGTCGGGGCTTACGGCGACGTGGACGAACTCAACGCGGTCCTCGGCGTGGCCGTCGCCCACCTGCCGCCGGAACTCGGCGCCGAGGCGGGCCAGTTGCTGCACATCCAGCGCGTGCTCTTCGACCTGGGGGCCGAACTCGCGACCCCGCCCGGCGCCCGCAAGGCCCGCTGGGCCCTCGCCGAAGGCGAGATCTCCAGGCTGGAAGAAGCCATCGACGCGATGGAAGGAGGCCTCGAACCGTTGCGCACGTTCATCCTCCCGGGCGGGCATCCGGCCGGGGCGCAACTCCACCTGGCCCGCACCGTCGCCCGCCGCGCCGAGCGCGCGGTGACCGCCCTGGCGGCGCAGAATCCGGTCGAGGAGAAGCTCCTGCGCTACCTCAACCGGCTATCCGACTACCTTTTCGTCCTGTCCCGCCACGTCAACAGCCGCCTGAACGCCCCGGAGCGCCCGGTCTCCGACGAACCGCTCTGGACCTGA
- a CDS encoding NFACT family protein encodes MQPVAVQPFDSIAARAVARELGAALRGARIEKVFQPDRLELALVLRGRGRQQVLLSARGPFSRVHLTERKLAAPARPAGFVMLLRKYLEGGRIREVAQPGLERVLAFEVETRDDLGDPAIRTLVAELTGSHSNLVLLGGPWQAGAPILAALRPVTAQMSRVRQIEPGLPYEPPPIDRDRQDPLTGDPLAALAVPGSLAKALQGRFHSLSRHAIAQILQIAGLAPDRPAAGLDAAERDRLVAAWTAAMAALHAGAFFPRLVVGQPWDYALLPPTLDPVPPTAEGAAASRLLDGYYRDRWDAQVAEGLRAQISRRIADEVAKVDSRLDQARQTVARAESADEYRRWGDLLLTWQNAVPGGAAEASLADPATGATVVVPLDPSRSVADNAQRHYRTYKKYLAARRIQESMLEGARAEAAWWRDRQADLDRAENLADLRALEAAVSDEPAAAGAGRPGQDAGPERYRSADGLEILVGRNNRQNDLLTGRLARPEDWWFHAQKAPGSHVVVRAPSATAHLPEKTCLQAALLAAWYSKARTDTRVPVAYTRRKYVRRKPGAAPGFVTYDHERILLVTPDSADLAGILRLN; translated from the coding sequence GTGCAGCCAGTCGCCGTCCAGCCCTTCGATTCGATCGCCGCGCGCGCGGTGGCTCGCGAACTCGGTGCGGCCTTGCGCGGGGCGCGCATCGAGAAGGTATTCCAGCCCGATCGCCTGGAGCTTGCGCTCGTGCTGCGGGGCCGCGGGCGCCAGCAGGTCTTGCTCTCTGCCCGCGGCCCGTTCAGCCGGGTCCACCTCACCGAGCGCAAGCTGGCCGCTCCCGCCAGACCCGCCGGCTTCGTCATGCTGCTCCGCAAGTACCTGGAAGGCGGCCGGATCCGGGAAGTGGCGCAGCCCGGCCTGGAGCGCGTCCTGGCATTCGAGGTCGAGACCCGCGACGATCTGGGCGATCCGGCGATCCGCACGCTGGTCGCCGAACTGACGGGCAGCCACAGCAACCTGGTGCTCCTGGGCGGGCCCTGGCAGGCCGGCGCGCCCATCCTCGCGGCGCTGCGACCGGTCACCGCGCAGATGAGCCGCGTCCGCCAGATCGAACCCGGCTTGCCCTACGAGCCGCCGCCGATCGATCGCGACCGCCAGGATCCGCTGACCGGCGATCCGCTGGCCGCGCTGGCGGTGCCCGGGAGTCTGGCGAAGGCCCTCCAGGGCCGCTTCCACAGCCTTTCCCGGCACGCGATCGCGCAGATCCTCCAGATCGCCGGCCTCGCGCCGGATCGGCCGGCCGCGGGGCTGGATGCCGCGGAGCGCGATCGTCTGGTCGCCGCGTGGACGGCCGCGATGGCCGCCTTGCATGCCGGTGCGTTCTTCCCCCGCCTGGTGGTCGGCCAGCCCTGGGATTACGCCCTGCTGCCGCCCACCTTGGATCCGGTGCCCCCCACGGCGGAAGGGGCCGCCGCGAGCCGCTTGCTGGACGGCTACTACCGGGATCGCTGGGACGCACAGGTGGCCGAGGGCCTGCGTGCCCAGATCTCCCGGCGCATCGCCGACGAAGTCGCGAAGGTGGATTCGCGGCTCGACCAGGCCCGCCAGACCGTGGCCCGCGCCGAGTCGGCCGACGAGTACCGGCGCTGGGGCGATCTCCTCCTCACGTGGCAGAATGCGGTCCCCGGCGGCGCCGCCGAAGCCTCCCTCGCCGATCCCGCCACGGGCGCCACGGTCGTGGTTCCCCTGGATCCCTCCCGTTCCGTCGCCGACAACGCCCAGCGCCACTACCGCACTTACAAGAAGTATCTGGCGGCAAGGCGGATCCAGGAGTCCATGCTGGAGGGAGCCAGGGCCGAGGCGGCCTGGTGGCGCGATCGGCAGGCTGACCTCGACCGGGCGGAGAACCTGGCCGACCTGCGCGCCCTGGAGGCCGCGGTGTCGGACGAGCCTGCGGCGGCCGGCGCCGGCCGGCCGGGGCAGGATGCGGGCCCCGAACGCTATCGTTCGGCGGATGGCCTGGAGATCCTGGTAGGGCGCAACAACCGCCAGAACGACCTGCTCACCGGCAGGCTGGCGCGGCCCGAGGATTGGTGGTTCCACGCCCAGAAGGCGCCCGGATCGCACGTCGTCGTGCGGGCGCCGTCCGCCACCGCGCATCTTCCGGAGAAGACCTGCTTGCAGGCGGCATTGCTCGCCGCCTGGTACTCGAAGGCCCGCACCGACACGCGCGTGCCGGTGGCCTACACCCGGCGCAAGTACGTCCGGCGCAAGCCCGGGGCGGCGCCCGGCTTCGTCACCTACGATCACGAGAGGATCCTGCTGGTGACTCCCGACAGCGCCGATCTTGCGGGCATTTTGCGTCTTAACTGA
- a CDS encoding response regulator, producing the protein MATVLIVVGSSLMRAALKASILRMGHQVVGEALDGEEAIRIYHREKPDVVAVDIALPRLGGLQVLARLKEMDPGVRVIVCTGEARREVVVQAFREGVRDYVLRPFKQDRMSTALERATCGLKLAS; encoded by the coding sequence TTGGCCACAGTACTGATCGTCGTCGGTTCTTCCCTGATGCGCGCCGCCCTGAAGGCCTCGATCCTGCGGATGGGGCACCAGGTGGTCGGCGAGGCCCTCGACGGCGAGGAAGCCATCAGGATCTACCATCGCGAGAAGCCCGACGTCGTGGCGGTGGACATCGCCCTGCCGCGCCTGGGGGGCCTGCAGGTGCTGGCGCGGCTCAAGGAGATGGATCCCGGCGTCCGGGTCATCGTGTGCACGGGCGAGGCGCGACGCGAGGTGGTGGTGCAGGCTTTCCGGGAAGGCGTCCGGGACTACGTGCTGCGGCCGTTCAAGCAAGACCGCATGTCCACCGCTCTCGAGCGCGCCACCTGCGGCCTCAAGCTCGCCTCCTGA
- a CDS encoding response regulator — protein sequence MAQGESKAKALVVDDSAFSRHTLRDLLAGAGYEVAGLARDGDEGIFLYEILRPDVVTMDLVMPRRDGISAIREIRRFDPDAQIVVCSALTDAKSVREALLGGARDFIVKPYDPARVLEAVARAAAAREKLVPKSRTNVAEITSRTARPRV from the coding sequence GTGGCGCAGGGAGAGAGCAAAGCAAAGGCCCTGGTAGTCGACGACTCGGCCTTTTCGCGCCATACGCTGCGCGATCTGCTGGCGGGGGCCGGCTACGAAGTGGCCGGCCTGGCCAGGGACGGCGACGAGGGGATCTTCCTGTACGAGATCCTCCGGCCGGACGTCGTGACCATGGACCTGGTGATGCCGCGCCGGGACGGCATCAGCGCGATCCGCGAGATCCGCCGCTTCGACCCGGACGCCCAGATCGTGGTCTGCAGCGCCCTGACCGATGCCAAGAGCGTCCGCGAGGCCTTGCTGGGCGGCGCCCGCGACTTCATCGTCAAACCCTACGATCCGGCCCGCGTCCTCGAGGCCGTGGCGCGCGCCGCTGCCGCTCGCGAAAAACTCGTCCCTAAATCCCGGACGAATGTTGCCGAGATCACAAGCAGGACAGCAAGACCCAGGGTGTGA
- a CDS encoding response regulator yields MATILIADDSSFMRLMLKEILTRMGHTIAGEAADGAEVLDLYDRGNPPDLVTLDVTMPRMDGIEALRRLQEVHPGSRVIICSAQGRDEVIQECMSSGARAFIVKPFQADQVAKAIDRVLSGQ; encoded by the coding sequence ATGGCGACGATTCTCATCGCGGACGATTCGTCCTTCATGCGCTTGATGCTGAAGGAAATCCTCACGCGCATGGGCCACACCATCGCCGGCGAGGCGGCCGACGGCGCGGAAGTCCTCGACCTGTACGACCGCGGGAATCCGCCGGATCTGGTCACCCTGGACGTCACGATGCCCCGAATGGACGGCATCGAGGCGCTGCGGCGCCTGCAGGAAGTCCATCCCGGCAGCCGGGTCATCATCTGCAGCGCCCAGGGCCGGGACGAAGTCATCCAGGAGTGCATGTCGTCGGGAGCCCGGGCCTTCATCGTCAAGCCATTCCAGGCCGACCAGGTCGCCAAGGCGATCGACCGCGTCCTGAGCGGCCAGTAG
- a CDS encoding diacylglycerol kinase family lipid kinase yields the protein MSGSAGTAIVNPRSADGSTGLIWADLARRITEAGHEIETRLTDHQGHAAELTREALRAGAKRIYAVGGDGTVNEVINGFFEGERAIAPDAELGVLCRGTGCDFIKSLHLPKADEGGIERVLAGHAEPTDVGRVRYVNLRGEEEMRYFINIAEAGLGGQVVSRVNNASKAAGGFLTFLGASLASIAGNRNQPAEIVIDGKYVRNLPVCNVVVANGKYFGGGMKIMPHADLADGKLDVLVMGDFSRADLLANVAKVYSGTHLGHPKVEVFQAESIRVTSVARLPLDLDGECPGTTPAQFDVVPGAIRVIR from the coding sequence ATGTCTGGATCGGCAGGCACCGCGATCGTCAATCCCAGGTCGGCTGACGGGTCCACGGGCCTGATCTGGGCTGATCTCGCCCGCCGCATCACCGAAGCCGGCCATGAGATCGAGACGCGCCTGACCGACCACCAGGGCCACGCCGCCGAACTCACCCGCGAGGCGTTGCGGGCGGGGGCGAAGCGCATCTATGCGGTGGGCGGCGACGGTACCGTCAACGAGGTGATCAACGGCTTCTTCGAGGGCGAGCGCGCCATCGCCCCGGACGCCGAACTCGGGGTTCTCTGCCGCGGCACGGGCTGCGACTTCATCAAGTCCCTCCACCTCCCCAAGGCCGACGAGGGCGGCATCGAACGCGTGCTGGCCGGGCATGCCGAGCCTACCGACGTCGGCCGCGTGCGCTACGTGAACCTCCGCGGCGAGGAGGAGATGCGCTACTTCATCAACATCGCCGAGGCCGGCCTCGGCGGCCAGGTGGTGTCGCGGGTCAACAACGCCTCGAAGGCCGCGGGCGGCTTCCTGACCTTCCTGGGCGCGTCCCTGGCCAGCATCGCGGGCAACCGCAACCAACCCGCCGAGATCGTCATAGACGGCAAGTACGTGCGCAACCTGCCGGTCTGCAACGTCGTGGTGGCCAACGGCAAGTACTTCGGCGGCGGCATGAAGATCATGCCGCACGCGGATCTGGCGGACGGCAAGCTGGATGTGCTCGTGATGGGCGATTTCAGCCGCGCCGACCTGCTTGCCAACGTCGCCAAGGTCTACTCGGGTACCCACCTGGGGCACCCGAAGGTCGAGGTGTTCCAGGCCGAATCCATCCGGGTCACGAGCGTCGCGCGCTTGCCCCTGGATCTGGATGGCGAGTGCCCGGGAACCACACCGGCCCAGTTCGACGTGGTGCCCGGGGCCATCCGGGTGATCCGGTAG
- a CDS encoding DUF2723 domain-containing protein → MNPPSRGQPLSPEAGRRLVAAAGAAAAAFLVALAIYVPMLPDDVGVWDVAEFQTVPHVLGIAHPTGYPLYTLAGKLWLLLFPAGSVAWRMNLASALAAAGGAGLLAGICAMYAGPLLGIAFGLTFAFAPSYWRVALRADPHSLAAALWMALLAAALAWDARRRGLWLGLTLLLFGLGLANHALALTVAPALALLLIGTWPGREVTGRQAAGLLALLGTGPMLYAYLPLRGAMHPPLAYTDPTTPRRFWELVSGAQFHGAFGLPDWGVLGSRLAGYPAYLATWYTAPGAVALGLLALAGLGGFARRNPLLGAFLTLSFVAPWFVAGQYQNADLDRYYFGPHAVLFVLAAAGAGVALRTLGHWRDARIRQARLRGAGQGRPGASRFALIPGPTVVAMFALVLPAWLAWTWRAPLAGESRDGSGRPFLEAVYRQAPENAVVLSWWNLSTPLWYGRWVEGRRPDLTIVDHRDLRNDTWRGDFVAYARTAAGSRPLLTVYQDRDLDILRAAGYRLEPIDDPEFGRVGFSVTPASPSK, encoded by the coding sequence ATGAACCCGCCATCCCGTGGCCAGCCGCTGTCTCCCGAAGCGGGACGGCGCCTGGTGGCGGCCGCGGGCGCGGCGGCGGCCGCGTTCTTGGTCGCCCTGGCGATCTACGTGCCGATGCTGCCCGACGACGTCGGGGTCTGGGACGTGGCCGAGTTCCAGACCGTGCCTCACGTGCTGGGAATCGCCCACCCGACCGGCTACCCCCTCTACACCCTGGCCGGCAAGCTGTGGCTGCTGCTCTTCCCGGCCGGGTCGGTGGCCTGGCGCATGAACCTGGCTTCGGCCCTGGCCGCTGCGGGCGGCGCCGGCCTGCTCGCCGGCATCTGCGCCATGTACGCGGGTCCCCTGCTCGGCATCGCGTTCGGCCTGACCTTCGCATTCGCGCCCAGCTACTGGCGGGTGGCCCTCAGGGCCGATCCGCACTCGCTCGCCGCCGCCCTCTGGATGGCGCTCCTGGCGGCGGCCCTGGCCTGGGATGCGCGCCGGCGGGGCTTGTGGCTGGGACTCACGCTCCTGCTCTTCGGGCTGGGCCTGGCCAATCACGCCCTCGCGCTCACCGTCGCGCCGGCCCTCGCCCTGCTGCTGATCGGTACCTGGCCCGGCCGGGAAGTCACCGGCCGGCAGGCGGCGGGCTTGCTCGCCCTGCTGGGCACCGGCCCGATGCTCTACGCCTACTTGCCGCTACGCGGTGCCATGCACCCGCCGCTCGCCTACACCGACCCGACCACGCCGCGCCGCTTCTGGGAACTGGTCTCGGGAGCGCAGTTCCACGGCGCGTTCGGCCTCCCCGACTGGGGCGTTCTCGGGTCCCGCCTGGCCGGGTACCCGGCCTACCTGGCTACCTGGTACACGGCGCCGGGCGCCGTCGCCCTCGGCCTGCTAGCCCTGGCCGGCCTCGGCGGGTTCGCCCGCCGGAATCCCCTCCTGGGCGCCTTTCTGACCCTCTCCTTCGTGGCCCCGTGGTTCGTGGCGGGCCAGTACCAGAATGCGGATCTCGATCGCTACTACTTCGGCCCGCACGCGGTCCTGTTCGTCCTCGCCGCGGCCGGGGCGGGGGTCGCCTTGCGCACCCTGGGCCACTGGCGCGACGCCCGCATCCGCCAGGCGCGCCTGCGCGGCGCCGGCCAGGGGCGACCGGGCGCGAGCCGCTTTGCCCTGATTCCCGGTCCCACGGTCGTCGCGATGTTCGCCCTGGTCCTGCCGGCCTGGCTCGCCTGGACCTGGCGGGCCCCCCTGGCCGGGGAGAGCCGGGACGGGTCGGGGCGGCCCTTCCTCGAGGCGGTCTACCGCCAGGCGCCCGAAAATGCCGTCGTGCTCTCCTGGTGGAACCTCTCCACGCCGCTCTGGTACGGCCGCTGGGTAGAAGGCCGGCGGCCCGACCTCACGATCGTCGACCACCGCGACCTCCGCAACGACACCTGGCGCGGGGATTTCGTCGCATACGCCCGCACCGCCGCGGGCTCTCGCCCGTTACTGACCGTATACCAGGACCGGGATCTCGACATCCTGCGCGCCGCGGGCTACAGGTTGGAGCCGATCGACGATCCCGAATTCGGACGCGTCGGCTTTTCGGTCACGCCCGCGAGTCCCAGCAAGTGA
- the rnhA gene encoding ribonuclease HI: MLTFEGYCDAACSGNPGPGAAAAILVARDGAAIAREREIVSEVEPMTTNQREELKGAILILEALTRPVSLVITSDSRYLVDGMTRWVGNWQRNGWRNAKGDAVANRDLWERLLELASRHRVRWAWIKGHAGHPYNERCDRLAVAAVAAWKKAREPAR; this comes from the coding sequence GTGCTGACCTTCGAGGGCTATTGCGACGCGGCCTGCTCGGGAAACCCCGGGCCGGGGGCGGCAGCCGCGATCCTGGTGGCGCGCGACGGCGCCGCGATCGCGCGCGAACGCGAAATCGTCTCGGAAGTCGAGCCCATGACCACGAATCAGCGCGAGGAACTCAAGGGCGCCATCCTCATCCTGGAGGCGCTCACGCGGCCGGTTAGCCTGGTCATCACCAGCGACTCGCGCTATCTCGTGGACGGCATGACCAGGTGGGTGGGCAACTGGCAGCGCAACGGCTGGCGCAACGCCAAGGGTGACGCCGTGGCCAACCGGGACCTGTGGGAACGCCTGCTCGAACTGGCTTCCCGCCACCGCGTGCGGTGGGCCTGGATCAAGGGGCATGCCGGCCACCCCTACAACGAGCGCTGCGATCGCCTCGCGGTGGCGGCCGTCGCGGCCTGGAAGAAGGCGCGGGAGCCGGCAAGATGA
- a CDS encoding HAD family hydrolase, giving the protein MPSLRLGDRVVSAEAIVFDKDGVLEEFQSFWGAVTELRAEGLGFPPGGEDHAELCALLGYPAGRVDPDGPLVLATAAESAVLATGYLYRKHGVAWPEGRSRVARAFAEAFARVPPAALRACPDVLPALAALRAAGWRLGVATTDSVGHARETFRALGLDAYIEAVAGGDEVARGKPDPEMYHRACERLGVRPEATVVVGDGINDLLMGRNAGCAATIGVLSGVSDRAALEPAADCILGGVRELPALAT; this is encoded by the coding sequence GTGCCCTCGCTGCGCCTGGGCGATCGGGTCGTCTCGGCCGAAGCCATCGTCTTCGACAAGGACGGCGTCCTCGAGGAGTTTCAGTCCTTCTGGGGCGCCGTCACCGAACTCCGGGCGGAGGGCCTCGGTTTTCCGCCAGGGGGCGAGGATCATGCCGAACTGTGCGCCCTCCTCGGCTACCCGGCCGGCCGCGTCGATCCGGACGGCCCCCTGGTGCTGGCCACCGCCGCCGAGAGCGCGGTGCTGGCGACCGGCTACCTCTACCGCAAGCACGGGGTCGCCTGGCCGGAGGGCCGCTCCAGGGTCGCGCGGGCTTTCGCCGAGGCCTTCGCCAGGGTGCCGCCCGCGGCCCTGCGCGCCTGCCCGGACGTGCTGCCCGCCCTGGCCGCCCTGCGCGCCGCTGGCTGGCGACTGGGAGTCGCCACGACGGATTCGGTGGGCCACGCGCGGGAAACCTTCCGCGCCCTGGGCCTGGACGCCTACATCGAGGCCGTGGCGGGCGGCGACGAGGTGGCGCGTGGCAAGCCCGACCCCGAGATGTACCACCGCGCCTGCGAACGACTGGGAGTGAGGCCCGAAGCCACCGTGGTCGTCGGAGACGGCATCAACGACCTGCTCATGGGGCGAAACGCCGGCTGCGCGGCGACCATCGGCGTGCTGTCGGGCGTGAGCGACAGGGCAGCCCTGGAACCCGCTGCGGACTGCATTCTGGGAGGCGTCCGCGAACTTCCGGCGCTCGCGACATAG
- a CDS encoding family 10 glycosylhydrolase has protein sequence MWTFRVRSYDERNDFGNPVLSRLPGLAARSENTGKPRFLSPAAPGAREFVLRTVSDLVDRYDVDGLFLDYVRYDEETPDDWTSLTNYRLERLGADAPWGEVDKRDYQLWREEKVNRIVADISALFRAKPRTLALSAATFRGEAYTRKTKLQNWRHWADNAWLTYTTSMLYSDDPRELVGWITQETDGGKRPHLFYPILGIHRMEDPGRALLEQLRAVRQQGQAGVFIFALGHLPKSLLADLARGPFRTPAVPPHRNPLGAARQVLRQLGDQFFPRQATTGDWATVAAARVLGSEVASVVRSMPAGPPYFQGPALVERLNGLHEVASRLERVNPGFQSEVTARLRYAAALVRAHTQRTEATRYVPPTVPHFDTATGNAKPDRP, from the coding sequence ATGTGGACGTTCCGCGTCCGCAGCTACGACGAGCGCAACGACTTCGGCAACCCGGTCCTGTCGCGCCTGCCCGGTCTGGCGGCCCGCTCCGAGAACACGGGCAAGCCGCGGTTCCTGTCGCCGGCGGCGCCGGGCGCCCGGGAGTTCGTGCTGCGTACCGTGTCGGATCTGGTCGATCGCTACGACGTGGACGGCCTGTTCCTGGATTACGTCCGGTACGACGAGGAGACCCCCGACGACTGGACGAGCCTGACCAACTACCGCCTGGAACGCCTCGGCGCGGACGCGCCGTGGGGCGAGGTCGACAAGCGCGATTACCAGTTGTGGCGGGAGGAGAAGGTCAACCGCATCGTGGCGGACATCTCCGCGCTGTTCCGCGCCAAACCCCGCACGCTGGCCCTGTCGGCCGCGACCTTCCGCGGCGAGGCCTACACCCGGAAGACCAAGCTCCAGAACTGGCGGCACTGGGCGGACAACGCCTGGCTCACCTACACGACCAGCATGCTCTACAGCGACGATCCCAGGGAACTGGTCGGCTGGATCACCCAGGAGACCGACGGCGGCAAGCGGCCGCACCTCTTCTACCCCATCCTGGGCATTCACCGGATGGAGGATCCCGGGCGAGCGCTCCTCGAGCAACTACGCGCCGTGCGGCAGCAGGGCCAGGCCGGCGTCTTCATCTTCGCCCTGGGCCACCTTCCGAAGTCCCTGCTGGCCGACCTGGCCCGCGGTCCGTTCCGGACGCCCGCCGTTCCGCCCCACCGCAACCCACTGGGCGCCGCCCGGCAGGTCCTGCGGCAACTGGGCGACCAGTTCTTCCCCAGGCAGGCGACCACCGGCGACTGGGCGACCGTCGCGGCCGCGCGCGTCCTGGGCTCGGAGGTCGCCAGCGTGGTGCGCTCCATGCCGGCCGGGCCGCCCTACTTCCAGGGGCCGGCGCTGGTCGAGCGCCTCAACGGCCTCCACGAAGTCGCCTCGCGGCTCGAGCGCGTGAATCCCGGCTTCCAGAGCGAGGTCACGGCCCGCCTGCGGTACGCCGCGGCACTCGTGCGCGCCCATACCCAGCGCACCGAGGCCACCCGCTACGTGCCGCCCACCGTCCCGCACTTCGACACCGCCACCGGCAACGCCAAGCCGGACCGTCCCTAG
- a CDS encoding nucleotidyltransferase, with product MSAEHGPAPLLLGSGSEAADHYRLLATGHEASKILEQAGIRHLAGGGIAVWAYGRRRMTKDIDLFLEHGRQFAAMDILARRGFHTRDTDANWLYKAIRDGVVIDLITFTTGDIRLDAGTFKYLRRQAVDGFEFPLMGPEDVVFRKIYSADETRFHDWYDALAIVARRGRGDFDWDYFARLGSTRVLNRVVSFLFFALSDPAAAENVPPGLLQALVRATGVCSSSNTT from the coding sequence ATGAGTGCCGAGCATGGGCCGGCGCCGCTGCTCCTGGGCTCTGGTTCCGAGGCCGCTGACCACTATCGCTTGCTCGCCACGGGCCACGAGGCCTCGAAGATCCTGGAGCAGGCCGGCATTCGCCACCTGGCCGGCGGCGGGATCGCCGTCTGGGCCTACGGCCGGCGGCGGATGACCAAGGACATCGACCTGTTTCTCGAGCACGGCCGCCAGTTCGCGGCCATGGACATCCTGGCGCGACGCGGGTTCCATACGCGGGATACCGACGCCAACTGGCTATACAAGGCCATCCGGGACGGGGTGGTGATCGACCTGATCACGTTCACCACCGGCGACATCCGCCTGGATGCGGGCACGTTCAAGTACCTGCGCCGCCAGGCCGTGGACGGCTTCGAGTTTCCGCTCATGGGCCCCGAGGACGTGGTGTTTCGCAAGATCTACTCGGCCGATGAGACGCGCTTCCACGACTGGTACGACGCCCTGGCGATCGTCGCGAGGCGCGGCCGTGGAGATTTCGACTGGGACTACTTCGCGCGGCTCGGCAGCACGCGGGTCCTCAACCGGGTCGTGTCCTTCCTCTTCTTCGCCTTGTCAGACCCCGCCGCCGCCGAGAATGTGCCGCCGGGCCTGCTTCAGGCGCTCGTGAGGGCGACCGGGGTGTGCTCGAGTTCGAACACGACATAG
- a CDS encoding metallophosphoesterase — protein sequence MIRIAAAADIHCRPDSCGALRPYFERAAVDADLLLLGGDLTNWGVVAEAEALARELADLPVPIVAVLGNHDFHADQDDRIRDILENQGIRMLEGESAHFTVKGERVVVVGSKGFGGGFGRHCLAPFGEREIKEFVRATRRSADAIGAELARARADYRIVLLHYSPIADTLRGEPEAIYPFLGSSILAEAIDAQGADLVLHGHAHNGAPHGATPGGIPVRNVAIPVIRRPYVVFELEHTPVALTSA from the coding sequence GTGATCCGGATTGCCGCCGCAGCAGACATCCACTGCCGACCCGATAGCTGTGGAGCGCTCCGCCCCTACTTCGAGCGCGCGGCGGTGGACGCGGATCTGCTCCTGCTGGGAGGCGATCTGACCAACTGGGGAGTCGTCGCGGAGGCCGAGGCGCTAGCCCGCGAACTGGCGGATCTGCCGGTGCCGATCGTGGCCGTGCTGGGCAACCACGACTTCCACGCCGACCAGGACGATCGCATCCGCGACATCCTGGAAAACCAGGGTATCCGGATGCTCGAGGGCGAATCGGCGCACTTCACCGTCAAAGGCGAACGCGTGGTCGTCGTGGGATCGAAGGGCTTCGGCGGGGGCTTCGGGCGGCATTGCCTGGCGCCATTCGGCGAGCGGGAGATCAAGGAGTTCGTCCGCGCCACGCGCCGCAGCGCCGACGCCATCGGCGCCGAACTGGCGCGGGCCCGGGCGGACTACCGCATCGTCCTCCTCCACTACAGCCCCATAGCCGACACCTTGCGGGGCGAACCCGAGGCCATCTACCCCTTCCTCGGCTCGTCCATCCTCGCGGAAGCCATCGACGCGCAAGGCGCGGACCTGGTCCTGCACGGCCACGCGCACAACGGCGCGCCGCACGGCGCGACCCCCGGCGGCATCCCGGTGCGAAACGTCGCGATTCCCGTGATACGCCGGCCCTATGTCGTGTTCGAACTCGAGCACACCCCGGTCGCCCTCACGAGCGCCTGA
- a CDS encoding BON domain-containing protein has translation MHRTYPATHVKEALAADPVAASLDLKVDFRDETVVVSGEVASEEIRQAVDRILRSLPEVDRHVNLTRVRHLAAPGIERMRT, from the coding sequence ATGCACCGTACTTACCCCGCGACCCACGTCAAGGAAGCCTTGGCTGCGGATCCCGTGGCGGCCTCCCTGGACTTGAAGGTGGACTTCCGGGACGAGACGGTGGTCGTGAGCGGGGAGGTGGCGTCCGAGGAAATCCGCCAGGCCGTGGACCGGATCCTCCGCTCCCTGCCGGAGGTCGACCGCCACGTCAACCTGACCCGCGTCCGGCACCTCGCGGCGCCGGGGATCGAGAGGATGAGGACCTGA